Proteins encoded in a region of the Raphanus sativus cultivar WK10039 chromosome 8, ASM80110v3, whole genome shotgun sequence genome:
- the LOC108821131 gene encoding uncharacterized protein LOC108821131, with product MTSWKKTITTPFKKAATFFNQPQQTSHNRHANSKAREEHERRTVNELQGDVMACGYEDVLVMWSILDKSNSSNNLSS from the coding sequence ATGACTTCATGGAAGAAAACTATCACAACGCCATTCAAGAAAGCGGCGACGTTCTTTAACCAACCGCAGCAAACGTCGCACAACCGCCACGCTAACTCGAAAGCGAGGGAGGAACATGAGAGAAGAACGGTGAATGAGCTTCAAGGTGATGTCATGGCTTGTGGCTATGAAGATGTCCTCGTCATGTGGTCAATTCTTGACAAGTCAAACTCTTCCAACAATCTCAGTTCTTGA